The following proteins are co-located in the Micromonospora coriariae genome:
- a CDS encoding response regulator: MTNETFMATPVRVVLADDEAMIRAGVRAILAADPGIEVVAEAGDGRTAVELVRAHRPRVALLDIRMPRLDGLAAAAEIRRVAPDTATLMLTTFGEDDHVARALGHGASGFLLKAGDPRELIAGVHAVAEGGAYLSPRVARRVIELGAGQLARRPAARDRTAGLTEREREVLALVGAGLSNAEIARRLHLVEGTVKSYLTSIFTRLDVRNRVQAAIIAYEAGLVDG; the protein is encoded by the coding sequence ATGACCAACGAGACCTTCATGGCTACGCCGGTTCGGGTGGTCCTCGCCGACGACGAGGCGATGATCCGGGCCGGCGTCCGCGCCATCCTCGCCGCCGACCCGGGCATCGAGGTGGTCGCCGAGGCCGGCGACGGGCGGACGGCCGTGGAGTTGGTGCGCGCCCACCGGCCCCGGGTGGCGCTGCTGGACATCCGGATGCCGCGCCTGGACGGGCTGGCCGCCGCCGCCGAGATCCGCCGGGTGGCGCCGGACACGGCCACGCTCATGCTGACCACCTTCGGTGAGGACGACCACGTCGCCCGGGCGCTCGGGCACGGTGCCAGTGGCTTCCTGCTCAAGGCAGGCGACCCCCGCGAGCTGATCGCCGGGGTGCACGCGGTCGCCGAGGGCGGGGCGTACCTGTCGCCTCGGGTGGCTCGCCGGGTGATCGAGCTGGGCGCCGGGCAGTTGGCTCGCCGGCCCGCCGCGCGGGACCGGACGGCCGGGCTGACCGAGCGGGAACGGGAGGTGCTGGCCCTGGTCGGGGCGGGGCTGTCCAACGCGGAGATCGCCCGCCGGTTGCACCTGGTGGAAGGCACCGTGAAGAGCTACCTGACCAGCATCTTCACCCGGCTGGACGTCCGTAACCGGGTGCAGGCCGCGATCATCGCGTACGAGGCGGGGCTGGTCGACGGCTGA
- a CDS encoding sensor histidine kinase, which translates to MRIARWLADGASGVVRRQGLADVLLWAVLAAPIGYARLTPPHSRHNLALLLGGPAVLAVAVALARRRPLVGLLLVVLGSLVDGNFVFGLPVFSYLTGRRSARAAPAAVLFGVIAVGGTTLNLGLLGTGAGSWFLLASVLLFAGVFPWLVGRYRRQQQELADAGDRHAEALAREQRGAAERIRLRERARIAEEMHDSLGHDLSLIALRAAALELADDLDPGHRAAVGELRTSVAAATERLHGIIGVLREEGGRAGLRPAGETVADLVDGAREAGMAVRLDAPPGAVELPGMTGPAAHGVVREALTNAARYAPGAPVTVTLAPAGDGIEVRVRNAQPPADPLPSPPSSGSGLLALAERVRLAGGVLDTGPLPDGGFAVRARLPLSVHPTGVVPAEPWSAVVAEPGVVSSGVDGVERPVDAERRLREARLRVRRSLLTALAAPAGLALALSLVYYSFATAGTVLDESAFDRMRPGTARSDLADLPRRALTPPTGAREVGCEFYTDGNFPLAEPTWRLCFTDGRLVSKERIAG; encoded by the coding sequence GTGAGGATCGCGCGGTGGCTGGCGGACGGGGCGTCGGGGGTGGTGCGGCGGCAGGGTCTGGCGGACGTGCTGCTCTGGGCGGTGCTCGCCGCCCCGATCGGGTACGCGAGGCTGACCCCGCCGCATTCGCGGCACAACCTGGCGTTGCTGCTGGGTGGGCCGGCGGTGCTGGCCGTGGCGGTGGCACTGGCCCGGCGTCGGCCGCTGGTCGGCCTGCTGCTGGTGGTGCTCGGGTCACTTGTCGACGGCAACTTCGTGTTCGGCCTCCCGGTGTTCAGTTACCTGACCGGGCGGCGCAGCGCCCGGGCGGCCCCGGCGGCCGTGCTGTTCGGCGTGATCGCGGTCGGTGGCACAACGCTCAACCTGGGGTTGCTCGGCACCGGGGCGGGCTCCTGGTTCCTGCTCGCGTCGGTGCTGCTGTTCGCCGGGGTGTTTCCGTGGCTGGTCGGCCGGTACCGCCGGCAGCAGCAGGAGCTGGCCGACGCGGGCGACCGGCACGCCGAGGCGCTGGCGCGCGAGCAGCGCGGCGCCGCCGAGCGGATCCGGTTGCGTGAGCGCGCCCGGATCGCCGAGGAGATGCACGACTCGCTCGGTCACGACCTCAGCCTGATCGCGCTGCGCGCCGCCGCCCTGGAGCTCGCCGACGACCTGGATCCCGGGCATCGTGCGGCGGTGGGGGAGCTGCGGACCAGCGTCGCCGCCGCGACGGAACGGCTGCACGGCATCATCGGGGTGCTCCGGGAGGAGGGCGGCCGGGCGGGGCTCCGGCCGGCCGGGGAGACGGTCGCCGACCTGGTGGACGGGGCTCGGGAGGCCGGGATGGCGGTGCGGCTGGACGCGCCGCCCGGTGCCGTGGAGCTGCCCGGGATGACCGGGCCGGCCGCGCACGGGGTGGTCCGGGAGGCGCTCACCAACGCGGCACGGTACGCCCCGGGCGCCCCGGTCACCGTCACCCTCGCCCCCGCCGGGGACGGGATCGAGGTGCGGGTGCGGAACGCGCAGCCGCCGGCCGATCCGCTGCCCAGCCCGCCGTCGTCGGGCAGCGGCCTGCTCGCCCTCGCCGAGCGCGTTCGGCTGGCCGGTGGCGTCCTGGACACCGGTCCACTTCCGGACGGTGGTTTCGCGGTACGGGCCCGACTGCCGCTGTCCGTTCACCCGACGGGCGTCGTTCCCGCCGAGCCGTGGTCGGCAGTGGTTGCCGAACCCGGTGTGGTGTCCAGCGGGGTCGACGGGGTGGAGCGGCCTGTCGACGCGGAGCGTCGGCTGCGCGAGGCCCGCCTCCGGGTACGCCGCAGTCTGTTGACCGCGCTCGCCGCCCCGGCCGGGCTGGCGCTGGCGCTGTCGCTGGTCTACTACTCGTTCGCCACGGCCGGCACGGTGCTGGACGAGTCGGCGTTCGACCGGATGCGGCCCGGCACCGCGCGCTCAGATCTGGCCGATCTGCCCCGCCGGGCGCTCACCCCGCCAACGGGTGCGCGGGAAGTCGGCTGCGAGTTCTACACCGACGGCAACTTCCCCCTCGCCGAGCCGACCTGGCGGCTCTGTTTCACAGATGGCCGGCTGGTCAGCAAGGAGCGGATCGCAGGATGA
- the bioD gene encoding dethiobiotin synthase, whose amino-acid sequence MLVTGTDTGVGKTVVTAAITAAAQAAGLRVAMVKPGQTGTAGGEPGDVDAVNRLAAPLTGRTLASYPDPLAPLAAARVAELPPLELYTAVDAVRDEIDKHDLVLVEGAGGLLVPMGLRPSGEPWTMADLAVSLGAPAVVVARAGLGTLNHTALTLEALDRRAVPAGVVIGAWPNTPELVHWTNLTDLVPNLLGAVPAGAGAMDPGVFRRSAPGWLTPSLHGVLDDWRAWAEESG is encoded by the coding sequence GTGCTGGTCACCGGTACCGATACCGGGGTCGGCAAGACAGTGGTGACCGCGGCGATCACCGCCGCCGCGCAGGCCGCCGGCCTGCGGGTGGCCATGGTCAAACCGGGTCAGACCGGTACGGCCGGCGGTGAACCCGGGGACGTGGACGCGGTCAACCGGCTGGCGGCCCCGCTCACCGGTCGTACCCTGGCCAGCTACCCGGACCCGCTCGCACCGTTGGCCGCCGCCCGGGTCGCCGAGCTGCCGCCGCTGGAGCTGTACACCGCCGTGGACGCCGTCCGTGACGAGATCGACAAGCACGATCTGGTGCTGGTCGAGGGGGCTGGCGGGCTGCTGGTCCCGATGGGGCTGCGCCCGTCCGGCGAGCCGTGGACGATGGCCGACCTGGCGGTGTCGCTCGGGGCGCCCGCCGTGGTGGTCGCCCGTGCCGGGCTGGGCACCCTCAATCACACCGCGCTGACCCTGGAGGCGCTGGACCGCCGGGCGGTGCCCGCCGGCGTGGTGATCGGCGCCTGGCCGAACACGCCGGAACTGGTGCACTGGACCAACCTCACCGACCTGGTGCCGAACCTGCTCGGCGCGGTGCCCGCCGGTGCCGGCGCGATGGACCCGGGCGTGTTCCGGCGCTCCGCGCCGGGCTGGCTCACGCCGTCGCTGCACGGTGTGCTCGACGACTGGCGGGCCTGGGCCGAGGAGAGTGGCTGA
- a CDS encoding 8-amino-7-oxononanoate synthase, whose translation MADWLAALDRRAQLRAKAGLTRRLHPRPAADGMTDLAGNDYLGLATHPEVIGAAAAALSAYGLGATGSRLVRGSTDAHQALEDELAQWLGTDRSLVFSSGYLANLGALRALVQPRTLLVSDAHNHASLIDGCRISGAETVVTAHADVTAVAAALAVAPGRPAVVVTESVFSVDGDLAPLAQLHAVARRYGALLLVDDAHALGVTGPAGAGAVAAAGLAGEPDVVVTATLSKALGGAGGVVAGPAEFVRHLVETGRTFIFDTALPPAVAAGVHAALRLARAGDDLRTELAERVALAVDRLRTAGLTVSAPDAAVISVTAPGPEAATTWAADCRDRGVAVGCFRPPSTPDNRSRLRLTVSAGVSRQAFERALDVIVECAP comes from the coding sequence GTGGCGGACTGGCTGGCGGCGCTCGACCGCCGTGCGCAGTTGCGGGCGAAGGCCGGGCTGACCCGGCGGCTGCACCCGCGTCCCGCCGCCGACGGCATGACCGACCTGGCCGGCAACGACTACCTCGGCCTGGCCACCCACCCGGAGGTCATCGGCGCCGCCGCGGCGGCGCTGTCGGCGTACGGGCTGGGGGCCACCGGGTCGCGTCTCGTACGCGGCTCCACCGACGCGCACCAGGCCCTCGAGGATGAGCTGGCGCAGTGGCTGGGCACCGACCGGTCCCTGGTCTTCTCCTCCGGCTACCTGGCCAACCTGGGTGCGTTGCGTGCCCTCGTCCAGCCCCGCACGCTGCTCGTCTCCGACGCGCACAACCACGCGTCCCTGATCGACGGCTGCCGGATCTCCGGCGCGGAGACCGTGGTCACCGCCCACGCCGACGTGACGGCGGTGGCCGCCGCGCTCGCGGTGGCCCCGGGCCGCCCGGCGGTGGTGGTCACCGAGTCGGTCTTCTCGGTTGACGGCGATCTCGCCCCGCTGGCCCAGCTGCACGCGGTGGCCCGCCGCTACGGCGCGCTGCTGCTTGTCGACGACGCGCACGCGCTCGGCGTGACCGGCCCGGCCGGCGCCGGGGCGGTCGCCGCCGCCGGGCTCGCTGGCGAACCGGACGTGGTGGTCACCGCGACCCTGTCCAAGGCACTCGGTGGGGCGGGCGGGGTGGTCGCCGGCCCTGCCGAGTTCGTCCGGCACCTGGTCGAGACCGGCCGCACGTTCATCTTCGACACCGCGCTGCCGCCGGCGGTCGCCGCCGGGGTGCACGCCGCGCTGCGGTTGGCCCGGGCCGGTGACGACCTGCGTACCGAACTGGCCGAGCGGGTGGCTCTCGCGGTCGACCGGCTGCGCACGGCCGGGTTGACCGTCTCCGCGCCGGACGCGGCCGTGATCTCGGTGACCGCCCCCGGGCCGGAAGCGGCGACGACCTGGGCCGCCGACTGCCGGGACCGGGGTGTCGCGGTGGGCTGCTTCCGGCCCCCGTCCACCCCGGACAACCGTTCCCGGCTGCGCCTCACCGTCAGCGCCGGGGTGTCGCGGCAGGCCTTCGAGCGGGCCCTGGACGTCATCGTCGAGTGCGCACCGTGA
- the bioB gene encoding biotin synthase BioB produces the protein MPEILDQARTQVLGDGVGLDEAGVLAVLNLPDEHLPAALQLAHDVRMRWCGPEVEVEGIVSLKTGGCPEDCHFCSQSGLFTSPVRSVWLDIPSLVEAAKQTAKTGATEFCIVAAVRGPDARLMKQMREGVAAIKAEVDIQVAASLGMLSQEQVDDLVDMGVHRYNHNLETCRSYFPNVVTTHSWEERWETLRMVRDSGMEVCCGGILGLGETVEQRAEFAAQLAELNPHEVPLNFLNPRPGTPLGDRPVVEGKDALRAIAAFRLAMPRTILRYAGGREITLGDLGTRDGLLGGINAVIVGNYLTTLGRPATADLDLLDELKMPVKALSATL, from the coding sequence ATGCCAGAGATCCTCGACCAGGCCCGCACCCAGGTCCTGGGTGACGGCGTCGGTCTTGACGAGGCCGGCGTCCTCGCCGTGCTGAACCTGCCCGACGAGCACCTGCCCGCCGCCCTCCAGCTCGCGCACGACGTGCGGATGCGGTGGTGCGGCCCGGAGGTCGAGGTCGAGGGGATCGTCTCGCTGAAGACGGGCGGCTGCCCGGAGGACTGCCACTTCTGCTCCCAGTCCGGCCTGTTCACCTCCCCGGTGCGCTCGGTCTGGCTGGACATCCCGTCGCTGGTCGAGGCGGCGAAGCAGACCGCGAAGACCGGGGCGACCGAGTTCTGCATAGTGGCCGCCGTCCGCGGCCCGGACGCCCGGTTGATGAAGCAGATGCGCGAGGGCGTCGCCGCCATCAAGGCCGAGGTCGACATCCAGGTCGCCGCGTCGCTGGGCATGCTCTCCCAGGAGCAGGTCGACGACCTGGTCGACATGGGCGTGCACCGCTACAACCACAACCTGGAGACCTGCCGGTCATACTTCCCCAACGTGGTCACCACGCACTCCTGGGAGGAGCGCTGGGAGACGCTGCGGATGGTCCGCGACTCCGGCATGGAGGTCTGCTGCGGCGGCATCCTCGGCCTCGGCGAGACCGTCGAGCAGCGGGCGGAGTTCGCCGCGCAGCTCGCCGAGCTGAACCCGCACGAGGTGCCGCTGAACTTCCTCAACCCGCGGCCCGGCACTCCGCTGGGTGACCGCCCGGTGGTGGAGGGCAAGGACGCGCTGCGGGCCATCGCCGCGTTCCGGCTGGCCATGCCGCGCACCATCCTGCGGTACGCGGGCGGCCGGGAGATCACCCTCGGTGACCTCGGCACCCGCGACGGTCTGCTCGGCGGCATCAACGCGGTGATCGTCGGCAACTACCTGACCACGCTGGGCCGGCCGGCGACCGCCGACCTGGACCTGCTGGACGAGCTGAAGATGCCGGTCAAGGCCCTCTCCGCCACGCTGTGA
- a CDS encoding GNAT family N-acetyltransferase, producing the protein MLRGRAVTLRPATVADVPALAAIRADPEVRRWWRGGDDLVESVSADLADDELILYAIEHDGRVIGAIQWYAEPDPDYRHASLDIFLDPAVRGAGLGVDAIRTLARHLIEEHGHHRFTIDPAAANSAAIRAYAKVGFRPVGVLRRYERGEDGRWHDGLLMDLLADDLVE; encoded by the coding sequence ATGCTGCGAGGGCGGGCGGTGACCCTGCGACCGGCGACGGTCGCCGACGTGCCGGCCCTCGCGGCGATCCGCGCCGATCCCGAGGTGCGGCGGTGGTGGCGGGGCGGCGACGACCTGGTCGAGTCCGTCAGCGCCGACCTGGCCGACGACGAGCTGATCCTGTACGCCATCGAGCACGACGGCCGGGTGATCGGCGCGATCCAGTGGTACGCCGAGCCGGACCCGGACTACCGGCACGCCAGCCTGGACATCTTCCTCGACCCGGCGGTACGCGGCGCCGGGCTCGGCGTGGACGCCATCCGCACGCTGGCCCGCCACCTCATCGAGGAGCACGGCCACCACCGGTTCACCATCGACCCGGCGGCGGCGAACAGCGCCGCCATCCGCGCGTACGCCAAGGTTGGTTTCCGGCCGGTGGGGGTGCTGCGCCGCTACGAGCGCGGCGAGGACGGTCGCTGGCACGACGGCCTGCTGATGGACCTGCTCGCCGACGACCTGGTGGAGTGA
- a CDS encoding YbfB/YjiJ family MFS transporter, whose product MSRFPSWREPLIALGLAAGPVVALGFTRFAYALLLPAMRGDLHWTYAQAGGLNTANAAGYVLGAGTAVFWARRLGERAAFLGTLAVSALILLLTAATADYPVLGLLRFVGGVTTAVTFVLGSALAARVSAGGGQRRAATLVALYMAGVGIGVVLSGLLVPAALAVAGDAGWRAGWLLLGGAAVLAVVPALLAVRRIAPVTGVTRAGLSRADLARLAPTFVWYVIFGAGYVSYLTFVIALLRDEGLRTPGVAAFFVILGLASALATLTVWGRLVSRLPGGRAPALVSLVVLLGVLPVLLLPAGLPAALLSAVVFGSAFMAGPTAATVLARRALPVGGWTAGIALLTVAFSLGQAVGPLVSGVLSDSGGIAVGLWLSVALLAVAALVALRQSDPAPAVVPEREFASGR is encoded by the coding sequence ATGTCCCGATTCCCGTCCTGGCGGGAACCGCTGATCGCGCTCGGCCTGGCCGCTGGACCGGTCGTGGCGCTCGGCTTCACCCGCTTCGCGTACGCCCTGCTGCTGCCCGCCATGCGCGGCGACCTGCACTGGACGTACGCCCAGGCCGGCGGCCTGAACACCGCGAACGCCGCCGGCTACGTGCTCGGCGCCGGCACGGCCGTGTTCTGGGCCCGCCGGCTCGGCGAGCGGGCCGCGTTCCTGGGAACCCTCGCGGTGAGCGCGCTCATCCTGCTGCTCACCGCCGCCACCGCGGACTACCCGGTGCTGGGTCTGCTGCGTTTCGTGGGCGGGGTCACCACGGCTGTCACCTTCGTGCTCGGCTCGGCCCTCGCCGCCCGGGTGTCCGCCGGGGGTGGGCAGCGGCGGGCCGCGACGCTGGTGGCCCTGTACATGGCCGGCGTCGGCATCGGGGTGGTGCTCTCCGGTCTGCTGGTGCCGGCGGCGCTCGCGGTCGCCGGGGACGCCGGCTGGCGGGCCGGCTGGCTGCTGCTCGGCGGGGCCGCCGTGCTCGCGGTCGTACCGGCCCTGCTCGCCGTTCGCCGGATCGCGCCGGTGACCGGGGTCACCCGCGCCGGCCTGTCCCGGGCGGACCTGGCCCGGCTCGCCCCGACCTTCGTCTGGTACGTGATCTTCGGCGCCGGCTACGTGAGCTACCTGACCTTCGTGATCGCGCTGCTGCGCGACGAGGGGCTGCGCACGCCGGGGGTCGCCGCGTTCTTCGTGATTCTCGGCCTCGCCTCCGCGCTGGCCACGCTCACCGTGTGGGGGCGGCTGGTCAGCCGGCTGCCCGGTGGGCGGGCACCGGCGCTGGTCTCCCTGGTGGTGCTGCTCGGCGTGCTGCCGGTGCTGCTGCTGCCCGCCGGGCTGCCCGCCGCACTGCTCTCGGCGGTGGTGTTCGGCAGCGCGTTCATGGCCGGTCCGACGGCGGCCACGGTGCTGGCCCGCCGGGCCCTGCCGGTCGGCGGGTGGACCGCCGGCATCGCCCTGTTGACGGTGGCGTTCTCGCTCGGCCAGGCGGTCGGTCCGCTGGTCTCCGGCGTGCTGTCGGACTCCGGCGGGATCGCGGTCGGCCTCTGGCTCTCGGTGGCCCTGCTCGCCGTCGCCGCGCTGGTCGCCCTGCGGCAGTCTGATCCCGCGCCGGCGGTCGTCCCCGAACGGGAGTTCGCCTCCGGCCGGTGA
- a CDS encoding GlxA family transcriptional regulator, translating to MGAPKRGDTVLFVLYDGVRLLDVTGPLEVLAVANEHGGAYRSVLASPDGRDVVSSAGARLGADVALPDVTGPVGTLVVPGAPDWQAAAADRALLDQICRLAAGARRTASVCAGAFALAAAGLLDGRRVTTHWDLADQLAAHFPAVTVDPDPIFITDGRIITSAGITAGIDLTLALVEADLGPEIARAVARHLVVFMQRPGGQSQFSVRTSVESTRNAVLRRVLDAVVDDPARSYDLAGMAALGGVSPRHLARLFRAELGTTPGGYLDRIRVEAARDLLERGDDTLDVVARRVGFGSPETMRRVFLRHVGVSPGAYRSRFRTTGISGHH from the coding sequence GTGGGGGCCCCGAAGCGCGGTGACACTGTGCTGTTCGTCCTCTACGACGGGGTGCGGCTGCTCGACGTCACCGGCCCGCTGGAGGTCCTCGCCGTCGCCAACGAGCACGGTGGGGCGTACCGGTCGGTGCTCGCCTCGCCCGACGGCCGGGACGTGGTCAGCAGCGCCGGCGCCCGGCTCGGCGCCGACGTGGCGCTGCCCGACGTCACCGGGCCGGTGGGCACCCTCGTCGTGCCGGGCGCGCCCGACTGGCAGGCGGCGGCCGCGGACCGGGCGCTGCTGGACCAGATCTGCCGGCTCGCCGCCGGGGCCCGACGGACCGCGTCGGTCTGCGCCGGGGCGTTCGCCCTCGCCGCGGCCGGCCTGCTCGACGGGCGGCGGGTCACCACCCACTGGGACCTGGCCGACCAGCTCGCCGCGCACTTCCCGGCGGTCACCGTCGACCCGGATCCGATCTTCATCACCGACGGCCGGATCATCACCTCGGCCGGGATCACCGCCGGCATCGACCTCACGCTGGCGCTGGTCGAGGCGGACCTCGGCCCGGAGATCGCCCGCGCGGTCGCCCGGCACCTGGTGGTCTTCATGCAGCGCCCGGGTGGGCAGTCCCAGTTCAGCGTCCGAACCAGCGTGGAGAGCACCCGCAACGCTGTGCTTCGCCGGGTACTGGACGCGGTGGTCGACGACCCGGCCAGGTCGTACGACCTGGCCGGCATGGCAGCGCTCGGCGGCGTCAGCCCCCGGCACCTGGCCCGGCTGTTCCGGGCCGAGCTGGGCACCACCCCGGGCGGGTACCTGGACCGGATCCGGGTGGAGGCGGCGCGCGACCTGCTGGAGCGCGGCGACGACACCCTGGATGTGGTGGCCCGGCGGGTCGGGTTCGGCTCGCCGGAGACGATGCGGCGGGTCTTCCTGCGGCACGTCGGCGTCAGCCCCGGCGCCTACCGGTCCCGCTTCCGCACCACCGGCATCTCCGGCCACCACTGA
- a CDS encoding DUF488 domain-containing protein, which yields MRELLTVGHGTADRVRLGELLTGAGVELVVDVRRYPASRTNPDVRREELERWLPECGIDYRWEPRLGGRRHVPAGEPEPDTWWTVAAFRAYAAYTRTSEFDVALDEVLADVAVRTTAVMCSESLWWRCHRRLIADVAVLGRATPVAHLMPDGRLSPHRAAEGARRLPEGHLCWDG from the coding sequence GTGCGGGAATTGCTGACCGTCGGGCACGGGACGGCCGACCGGGTGCGGCTGGGAGAGCTGCTGACCGGGGCCGGGGTGGAGCTGGTCGTGGACGTGCGGCGGTACCCGGCCAGCCGCACCAACCCGGACGTCCGGCGGGAGGAGCTCGAGCGGTGGCTGCCCGAGTGCGGCATCGACTACCGCTGGGAGCCGCGCCTCGGCGGACGCCGGCACGTCCCGGCCGGGGAGCCGGAGCCGGACACCTGGTGGACGGTCGCGGCGTTCCGGGCGTACGCCGCGTACACCCGCACGTCGGAGTTCGACGTGGCTCTGGACGAGGTGCTGGCCGACGTGGCCGTGCGGACCACCGCGGTGATGTGCAGCGAGAGCCTCTGGTGGCGCTGCCACCGCCGGCTCATCGCCGACGTCGCGGTGCTCGGTCGGGCAACGCCCGTCGCGCACCTGATGCCGGACGGGCGGCTCAGCCCGCACCGGGCAGCCGAGGGCGCCCGCCGGCTTCCCGAAGGGCACCTGTGCTGGGACGGTTGA